In the genome of Deinococcus sp. YIM 77859, one region contains:
- a CDS encoding ABC transporter substrate-binding protein, whose protein sequence is MRKTLTLGLILSLSTLSAAQAQGTIKIGAITSITGRFAEFGKMQLAGFKVGVDEVNRRGGVLGRRIELVIEDNASDVNKGLAAAERLVNAGVPLVLNEYSSSLVKAQAQYLARQKVPALVFSSSGDDITKPGSDYIFRLNQPATEYARVILNIFRANKFRNMAIIAGTGAFEKSVADAAQDFAKEYGITVVEDQRYDKGLTDFRPVLNRIKAKNPDGILMVSYAEDSVALMRQAREVGVKPRLFAGGAAGFALPEFVKDAGSAAENVVTATAWIPQLRYPGTQKLNVELKKALGGQDPSYHAAQAYAAVLVAAEAIRRAGSTDREKVKAALNTLNMQTAFGPIQFKDYSGFRNQNPLTMIAQQVQNGAFVPVYPKSVVPRALKFER, encoded by the coding sequence ATGCGTAAGACCCTGACCCTCGGCCTCATCCTCAGCCTCTCCACCCTGTCTGCCGCTCAGGCGCAGGGCACGATCAAGATCGGCGCGATCACGTCCATCACCGGGCGCTTTGCCGAGTTCGGCAAGATGCAGCTCGCGGGCTTCAAGGTCGGCGTAGACGAGGTGAACCGCCGGGGCGGTGTCCTTGGGCGCCGCATCGAACTCGTGATCGAGGACAACGCCAGCGACGTCAACAAGGGCCTGGCCGCCGCCGAGCGGCTGGTGAACGCGGGCGTGCCGCTGGTGCTCAACGAGTACTCGTCCAGCCTGGTCAAGGCGCAGGCGCAGTACCTCGCCCGCCAAAAGGTCCCGGCGCTCGTCTTCAGCTCCAGCGGCGACGACATCACCAAGCCCGGCAGCGACTACATCTTCCGCCTCAACCAGCCCGCGACCGAGTACGCCCGCGTGATCCTCAACATCTTCCGCGCCAACAAGTTCCGGAACATGGCGATCATCGCGGGAACCGGGGCCTTTGAGAAAAGCGTTGCCGACGCTGCCCAGGACTTCGCCAAGGAATACGGCATCACCGTGGTCGAGGACCAGCGGTACGACAAGGGCCTCACCGACTTCCGACCGGTCTTGAACCGCATCAAGGCCAAGAACCCCGACGGCATCCTGATGGTGTCCTACGCCGAAGACAGCGTGGCTCTGATGCGCCAGGCACGCGAGGTCGGCGTCAAGCCACGCCTCTTTGCCGGGGGTGCGGCGGGCTTTGCGCTGCCGGAATTCGTCAAGGACGCCGGAAGCGCCGCCGAGAACGTGGTCACGGCAACCGCCTGGATTCCCCAGCTCCGCTACCCCGGCACCCAGAAGCTGAACGTCGAGCTGAAAAAGGCGCTGGGCGGACAGGACCCGAGCTACCACGCGGCTCAGGCCTACGCCGCCGTTTTGGTCGCGGCCGAGGCGATTCGCCGCGCGGGAAGCACCGACCGAGAAAAGGTAAAGGCGGCCCTCAACACCCTCAACATGCAGACCGCGTTTGGCCCCATTCAGTTCAAGGACTACAGCGGCTTCCGCAACCAGAACCCGCTCACGATGATCGCGCAGCAGGTTCAAAACGGCGCCTTTGTGCCCGTCTACCCCAAGAGCGTCGTGCCCCGTGCGCTCAAGTTCGAGCGCTAA
- a CDS encoding branched-chain amino acid ABC transporter permease, with protein sequence MDQAALTALLQTLVQGLLTGGLYALIGTGLSLIFGVMRVINFAHGDFLAIGMFITLALFRTFELDPYLSLLVAAPFGFALGFVLQRLVLARLGDRLSEGSMLATLGLGLIISNTLLLTFGAQPQSINVPYATSTFQLGGVQVSIPLLIAGVGTAGAIAGLNLLLYRTELGRAIRATAQNPLGAELQGVKTGHIQAIVFGLGVAFAAIAGVLLMPLLYAFPTVGENYTTKAFIVTVLGGLGNLPGAIAGGLVLGVIESLGAFYISNNYRDAYGLIAFLLVLLLRPEGLFGRTVKRV encoded by the coding sequence ATGGATCAAGCCGCCCTCACGGCGCTTCTTCAAACGCTGGTGCAGGGCCTCCTCACCGGGGGGCTCTACGCCCTGATCGGCACCGGCCTGAGCCTGATCTTCGGCGTGATGCGGGTCATCAACTTCGCGCACGGCGACTTTCTTGCCATCGGGATGTTCATCACGCTGGCCCTCTTTCGCACCTTTGAGCTCGACCCCTATCTCAGCCTGCTTGTGGCCGCGCCGTTTGGCTTCGCGCTGGGCTTTGTCCTGCAGCGCCTGGTGCTCGCGCGGCTGGGAGACCGGCTCAGCGAGGGCAGCATGCTCGCCACGCTGGGCCTGGGGCTCATCATCAGCAATACGCTGCTGCTGACCTTTGGCGCGCAGCCGCAGAGCATCAACGTGCCCTACGCGACGAGCACCTTTCAGCTCGGCGGCGTGCAGGTCAGCATTCCGCTCCTGATTGCGGGGGTGGGTACCGCCGGGGCCATCGCGGGACTGAACCTGCTGCTCTACCGCACTGAGCTGGGCCGGGCCATTCGTGCCACGGCCCAAAATCCCTTGGGGGCCGAGCTGCAGGGCGTGAAGACCGGCCATATCCAGGCCATCGTCTTTGGGCTGGGCGTGGCCTTTGCGGCCATCGCAGGCGTGCTGCTGATGCCGCTGCTGTACGCTTTCCCGACCGTGGGCGAGAACTACACCACCAAGGCGTTTATCGTGACGGTGCTGGGGGGCCTGGGCAACCTTCCGGGGGCCATCGCGGGTGGGCTGGTGCTGGGCGTGATCGAGTCCCTCGGGGCCTTTTATATCAGCAACAACTACCGCGATGCCTACGGGCTGATCGCCTTCCTGCTGGTGCTGCTGCTGCGCCCAGAAGGCCTCTTTGGAAGGACAGTGAAACGGGTATGA
- a CDS encoding branched-chain amino acid ABC transporter permease, with protein sequence MTTAAPLPAARPRALTFGNVWLSLALLAVMLVYPFVFGRALNFGVATLIFAGFAMSWNVLGGWAGQLSLGHAAFVGVGAYTLTLLAMPERVPAFFGGPVAPWWGALIGMGLAALLAAVWGGLTFRLRGSYFVLSTIAVALVLRLVAINSAWTGGAEGLFMPELPTLFGLDLFDRRVEYGLALGFVTLTLLVTHLLRRSRLGYALQAVREDEDGARALGIDPARMKVIAFMLSAALTALGGSLYAIYLQAFEPHTLLELPLSVQIALMAIIGGRASIQGPIIGAVLLSVFGEVFRTVFASANLLIYGVLILVVTLFAPDGIMGLFGRRGRKLGTAR encoded by the coding sequence GTGACCACGGCTGCACCGCTGCCCGCCGCCCGGCCCCGCGCCCTCACCTTCGGGAATGTCTGGCTCAGCCTGGCGCTGCTGGCCGTTATGCTCGTCTATCCCTTCGTCTTCGGTAGGGCGCTGAATTTTGGCGTCGCTACCCTGATCTTCGCGGGCTTTGCCATGAGCTGGAACGTCCTGGGCGGCTGGGCCGGGCAGCTCAGCCTGGGGCACGCGGCCTTTGTGGGCGTCGGGGCCTATACCCTGACGCTGCTTGCTATGCCGGAACGCGTCCCGGCTTTTTTCGGCGGTCCGGTCGCCCCGTGGTGGGGAGCCCTGATCGGCATGGGGCTGGCCGCGCTGCTGGCCGCCGTGTGGGGAGGGCTCACCTTTCGCCTCCGTGGAAGCTACTTTGTGCTGTCCACCATCGCCGTGGCGCTGGTGCTGCGGTTGGTGGCGATCAACAGCGCCTGGACCGGCGGGGCGGAGGGCCTTTTTATGCCGGAACTCCCCACCCTCTTCGGTCTGGACCTGTTTGACCGCCGGGTGGAGTACGGCCTGGCCCTCGGCTTCGTGACGCTCACGCTGCTGGTGACGCACCTGCTGCGCCGCTCACGCCTGGGCTACGCCCTTCAGGCGGTCCGCGAGGACGAGGACGGGGCGCGGGCGCTGGGGATCGACCCGGCCCGGATGAAGGTGATCGCCTTTATGCTCAGCGCGGCCCTGACGGCCCTGGGCGGCAGCCTCTACGCGATCTACCTGCAGGCCTTTGAGCCTCACACGCTGCTCGAACTGCCGCTCAGCGTGCAGATCGCGCTGATGGCGATTATCGGCGGGCGCGCGAGCATCCAGGGCCCAATCATCGGAGCTGTCCTGCTCAGCGTGTTCGGCGAGGTGTTTCGCACGGTCTTCGCCAGCGCCAACCTCCTGATCTACGGCGTCCTGATTCTCGTCGTCACGCTGTTTGCCCCGGACGGCATCATGGGCCTTTTCGGGCGCCGCGGGCGCAAGCTGGGGACCGCACGATGA
- a CDS encoding ABC transporter ATP-binding protein yields MTTPNLPELTEFPGQRVHAPPGPPLLRAEGITVRFGGVTAVKNISLAVRPGEILGLIGPNGAGKTTLFNALTGFVRPSAGRVIFDGRDVTHVPPQGRARLGMARTFQVERPFEDLSVLENVLVASFLHHRGRAAEDRAYAVLERVGLADRATQPAAELNLARRRRLELAKALALEPRLLFLDESIAGLNPPAQQEMVALIRTLAGSGLGIVMVEHIMHVIMTLSDHVICMAFGELLAEGEPQTVATHPDVIRAYLGDEND; encoded by the coding sequence ATGACCACGCCCAACCTCCCCGAACTCACCGAGTTCCCCGGCCAGCGCGTGCACGCCCCCCCCGGACCACCCCTCCTCAGGGCCGAGGGCATCACCGTGCGCTTCGGCGGCGTGACCGCCGTGAAAAACATCAGCCTAGCGGTGCGCCCCGGCGAGATCCTAGGCCTGATCGGGCCGAACGGAGCCGGGAAGACCACCCTGTTTAACGCGCTGACCGGCTTTGTCCGCCCCAGTGCGGGCCGGGTCATCTTTGACGGGCGCGACGTGACCCATGTGCCGCCGCAGGGGCGGGCACGGCTGGGCATGGCCCGCACCTTCCAGGTCGAGCGGCCCTTCGAGGACCTCAGCGTGCTGGAAAACGTGCTGGTCGCGAGCTTCCTGCACCATCGGGGCCGAGCGGCGGAGGACCGCGCCTATGCCGTGCTCGAGCGCGTGGGGTTGGCCGACCGAGCCACCCAGCCCGCCGCCGAGCTGAACCTGGCCCGCCGCCGCCGCCTGGAACTCGCCAAGGCACTCGCCCTCGAACCCCGCCTGCTCTTCCTCGACGAGAGCATCGCGGGCCTGAACCCCCCCGCCCAACAGGAGATGGTGGCCCTCATCCGCACGCTGGCGGGGTCAGGCCTCGGGATCGTGATGGTCGAGCACATCATGCACGTGATCATGACCCTCTCGGACCACGTGATCTGCATGGCGTTCGGCGAGCTCCTCGCGGAGGGCGAGCCGCAGACGGTCGCCACCCACCCCGACGTGATCCGCGCCTATCTGGGAGACGAGAATGACTAG
- a CDS encoding ABC transporter ATP-binding protein: protein MTSVQPQAAPLPIRDRVLNAEGLEVAYGEVQVVFGVSLHVDKGELVGLVGGNGSGKSTILRVLSGMLKARAGTATYRGHNLNGVPPHRITDLGVAHVPMGRQLFGQMSVEENLLMGAYLPRTRAHRAANLQKVYDFFPRLTEKRLTPAAALSGGEQQMVAIGRALMSEPEVLLMDEPSLGLAPLVVSEVMRVIASLRELGLTVLLVEQNVRQVLKVTDRTYVLELGRLVKEGPSRELMGDPDIIRAYLGV from the coding sequence ATGACTAGCGTCCAGCCGCAAGCTGCCCCCCTCCCCATTCGTGACCGAGTGCTCAACGCGGAGGGCCTGGAGGTCGCCTACGGTGAGGTGCAGGTGGTGTTCGGCGTCTCGCTGCACGTGGACAAGGGCGAACTGGTCGGCCTGGTCGGCGGGAACGGCAGCGGCAAAAGCACCATCCTGCGGGTGCTGTCGGGGATGTTAAAAGCCCGAGCGGGCACCGCAACCTACCGCGGCCATAACCTCAACGGGGTGCCTCCGCACCGCATCACTGATCTGGGCGTCGCTCACGTGCCCATGGGCCGCCAGCTTTTCGGGCAGATGTCGGTCGAAGAGAACCTGCTGATGGGGGCGTACCTCCCACGGACCCGCGCACACCGCGCCGCCAACCTCCAGAAGGTCTACGACTTCTTCCCGCGCCTCACGGAAAAACGCCTGACGCCCGCGGCGGCCCTCTCCGGCGGCGAGCAGCAGATGGTCGCCATCGGGCGGGCACTCATGAGCGAGCCAGAAGTTCTTCTGATGGACGAGCCCTCTCTCGGCCTCGCACCGCTGGTCGTCTCCGAGGTGATGCGGGTGATCGCCTCCCTGCGCGAGCTCGGCCTGACCGTCCTGCTGGTTGAGCAAAACGTTCGGCAGGTGCTTAAGGTCACCGACCGCACCTACGTTCTAGAGCTCGGCAGGCTGGTCAAGGAGGGACCGAGCCGCGAGCTGATGGGTGACCCGGACATCATCCGGGCCTATCTGGGTGTATGA
- a CDS encoding NAD-dependent epimerase/dehydratase family protein produces the protein MTSRRMLVTGGAGFIGSHVVEAALEAGWEVAALDDLSSGQRENLPEGVHLFEVDVRDVPAVEAAFQDFRPSVVSHQAAQASVSVSVREPVFDAEVNVIGGLNVLLAARAQGVERVVFASTGGAIYGEVPSGAASEETPPRPYSPYATSKLSFEHYLETFRQQYGLEFVILRYGNVYGPRQNPHGEAGVVAIFADRMLAGQPVQINAMREPGDGGCVRDYVYVSDVARANLAAARGETPRLLNIGTGVGTSTRELAEQLAAALNVQADLRPAPPRPGDLERSVLDPSRFQEVLGEPLGLEEGLRRTALWAREHR, from the coding sequence ATGACGAGCAGGCGAATGTTGGTGACGGGTGGCGCAGGCTTTATCGGCAGCCACGTGGTTGAGGCGGCGCTGGAGGCAGGTTGGGAGGTCGCGGCACTCGATGACCTCTCTTCCGGCCAGCGCGAAAACCTCCCCGAAGGCGTGCACCTGTTCGAGGTGGATGTGCGGGACGTACCGGCGGTGGAGGCGGCCTTTCAGGACTTCCGGCCCAGCGTGGTCAGCCACCAGGCGGCGCAGGCCAGCGTGAGTGTCAGCGTCCGCGAACCGGTGTTCGACGCTGAGGTGAACGTCATCGGGGGCCTGAACGTGTTGTTGGCCGCGCGCGCGCAGGGCGTGGAGCGGGTGGTCTTTGCCTCGACCGGGGGAGCCATCTACGGTGAGGTGCCCAGCGGAGCAGCCAGCGAGGAGACGCCCCCGCGGCCCTATAGCCCGTATGCCACCAGCAAGCTGAGTTTCGAGCACTACCTGGAAACCTTTCGGCAGCAGTACGGGCTGGAGTTCGTGATTCTGCGCTACGGCAATGTGTATGGGCCGCGTCAGAACCCGCACGGAGAAGCCGGGGTGGTGGCGATCTTCGCGGACCGAATGCTGGCCGGGCAACCCGTGCAGATCAACGCGATGCGCGAGCCGGGGGACGGCGGCTGCGTCCGCGACTACGTCTATGTGAGTGACGTTGCGCGCGCGAACCTGGCGGCGGCGCGGGGAGAGACGCCCCGGCTCCTCAACATCGGGACCGGGGTGGGAACGAGCACCCGGGAACTCGCCGAACAGCTCGCGGCGGCCCTGAACGTGCAGGCGGATTTGCGCCCCGCTCCTCCCCGCCCGGGTGACCTGGAGCGTTCGGTTCTTGACCCTTCGCGCTTCCAGGAGGTGCTGGGTGAGCCGCTGGGCCTCGAAGAGGGTCTGCGCCGCACGGCCTTGTGGGCCCGGGAACACCGCTGA
- a CDS encoding NCS2 family permease has translation MSDAPPARALPTSSLDRFFGLSAHGSTLSREVRAGITTFLTMSYILFVNPQVLSAAIQVPNAFVQLLMTTAIAAAFGSFVMGLVAKYPYAQAPGMGLNAFFAYTVVQGMGVPWQTALGAVFLSGVLFVLLSVLGARQAIVQAIPNALKFAITGGIGAFLAFLGLKNAGIVVANPATLVGLGSLTAAPVWLALLGLMITAVLMTRRVTGAILWGILATTLIAIVTGAAVYPGGPNGALRPFPGFEGSFLGIFGAPVWPASLVGQLDIAGALGLGLLSVVFTFFFVDFFDATGTLTGLSQRAGFLDKNGNMPRARRLFAMDGLAAMFGAWMGTSTTTAYVESAAGIGEGGRTGLTAVTVGVLFLLAMFLWPLAAAIPGAATAPALILVGALMMEGIRHVDWDDISEGLPAFLTIIAMPLTFSIANGVSLGVISYCAIKLFSGQARRVSPILYVVAALLLARYIWLMGE, from the coding sequence ATGTCTGACGCTCCTCCGGCTCGTGCCCTTCCTACCTCCAGCCTCGACCGCTTCTTTGGCCTCAGCGCGCACGGTTCCACCCTCTCGCGCGAGGTTCGGGCGGGAATCACCACCTTCCTCACGATGAGTTACATCCTCTTCGTGAATCCGCAGGTGCTTTCGGCGGCCATCCAGGTGCCCAATGCCTTTGTGCAGCTGCTGATGACCACGGCCATCGCGGCAGCGTTTGGGTCCTTTGTGATGGGGCTGGTGGCCAAATACCCCTACGCGCAGGCCCCCGGCATGGGCCTGAACGCCTTTTTTGCCTATACGGTGGTGCAGGGCATGGGCGTGCCGTGGCAGACCGCCTTGGGAGCGGTGTTTCTCAGCGGCGTGCTGTTTGTGCTGCTCAGTGTCCTGGGGGCGCGGCAGGCGATCGTGCAGGCCATCCCGAACGCGCTGAAGTTCGCTATCACGGGCGGCATCGGGGCCTTTTTGGCCTTTTTGGGCCTGAAGAACGCCGGAATCGTGGTCGCCAACCCCGCGACGCTGGTGGGCCTAGGGTCATTGACGGCGGCGCCGGTGTGGCTGGCGCTGCTGGGCCTGATGATCACCGCCGTGCTGATGACCCGCCGGGTCACCGGTGCCATTCTGTGGGGCATTCTGGCCACCACCCTGATCGCCATCGTCACGGGTGCGGCGGTGTATCCGGGTGGGCCAAACGGCGCCCTGCGGCCCTTTCCCGGCTTCGAGGGCAGCTTTCTGGGCATTTTCGGCGCGCCGGTGTGGCCTGCGTCGCTGGTGGGCCAGCTCGATATTGCCGGAGCGCTCGGCCTGGGTCTGCTCAGTGTCGTCTTCACCTTTTTCTTCGTGGACTTTTTCGACGCGACCGGCACCCTGACGGGGCTCTCACAGCGCGCTGGCTTCCTGGACAAGAACGGCAACATGCCCCGTGCCCGCCGCCTCTTTGCCATGGACGGTCTGGCGGCGATGTTTGGAGCGTGGATGGGCACCTCCACCACCACGGCCTATGTGGAAAGTGCCGCGGGCATCGGTGAGGGCGGGCGCACCGGCCTCACTGCGGTCACGGTCGGCGTGCTGTTCCTGCTGGCCATGTTCCTGTGGCCGCTTGCCGCGGCGATTCCCGGTGCGGCCACCGCTCCCGCCCTAATTCTGGTGGGTGCCCTGATGATGGAAGGCATCCGGCACGTGGACTGGGACGACATCAGCGAGGGCCTCCCCGCCTTCCTGACAATCATCGCCATGCCGCTCACCTTTTCTATCGCCAACGGCGTCAGCCTGGGGGTCATCAGCTACTGCGCCATCAAGCTCTTCAGTGGCCAGGCCCGCCGTGTCAGTCCCATCCTGTACGTGGTGGCGGCCCTGCTGCTGGCGCGCTACATCTGGTTGATGGGCGAGTAG
- the guaD gene encoding guanine deaminase, translating into MTLYRATFMHTPENPFSTPDALRVQEDGALLVEEGRILASGSYAEVRVLQPRAEVVDLRGGILLPGFIDTHVHYPQVRVLGGLGMELLEWLDQNTLPEEARLSDPAYARAVAREFLSALAANGTTTALVFGSHYACAMDVFFEEAARTGLRVVAGQVVADRLLRPELHTTPEHAYAEGKALIERWHGVGRILYAVTPRFALSASEGLLDACGALMGEFEGVRLTSHINENPREVETVLALFPSARDYLDPYERAGLIGRRSVLAHNVHPTGRELAAMAAHRCAVAHCPCSNAALGSGLFPLRRHLEAGVHVALGTDVAGGTGFSMLKEGLQAYFMQQLLGAAGVPLGPERLLYLATRAGAQALDLHELTGDFSVGKAFDAVYLRPPEGTPLDIAWRHAATPERALAALFTLGTAQDVAGVWVAGEAVFRAQAASQEVRS; encoded by the coding sequence ATGACGCTCTACCGCGCCACCTTCATGCACACGCCCGAAAACCCCTTCAGCACCCCGGACGCCTTGCGGGTTCAGGAGGACGGAGCCCTGCTCGTCGAAGAGGGCCGCATTCTCGCCAGCGGTTCCTATGCCGAGGTGCGAGTGCTCCAGCCCCGTGCCGAGGTGGTCGACCTGCGCGGCGGCATCCTGCTGCCCGGCTTCATCGATACCCACGTGCACTACCCGCAGGTGCGGGTGCTGGGCGGCCTGGGCATGGAGCTGCTCGAATGGCTCGACCAGAATACGCTGCCCGAGGAGGCGCGGCTCTCTGACCCGGCCTACGCCCGCGCGGTCGCCCGCGAGTTCCTGTCCGCGCTGGCTGCGAACGGCACAACCACTGCGCTTGTGTTTGGCAGTCACTACGCCTGCGCGATGGACGTGTTTTTTGAGGAGGCTGCCCGGACAGGCCTGCGGGTGGTGGCCGGGCAGGTCGTCGCTGACCGTTTGCTGCGACCCGAACTGCACACCACGCCCGAGCACGCCTATGCCGAGGGCAAGGCCCTGATCGAGCGCTGGCACGGTGTGGGCCGAATCCTCTATGCGGTTACGCCGCGCTTTGCCCTCTCGGCCAGCGAGGGCCTCCTCGACGCCTGCGGGGCGCTGATGGGCGAGTTTGAGGGGGTGCGCCTGACCAGCCATATCAACGAGAATCCGCGCGAGGTCGAGACGGTGTTGGCACTGTTCCCCAGCGCCCGCGACTACCTCGACCCCTACGAACGTGCTGGGCTCATTGGCCGCCGCAGCGTGCTCGCCCATAACGTCCACCCCACAGGCCGCGAGCTGGCGGCCATGGCCGCTCACCGCTGCGCGGTCGCGCACTGCCCGTGCAGCAATGCGGCTCTGGGAAGCGGCCTGTTTCCGCTGCGCCGCCACCTGGAAGCAGGCGTACACGTCGCGCTGGGCACCGATGTGGCGGGTGGAACCGGCTTCTCGATGCTCAAAGAAGGCCTCCAGGCCTACTTCATGCAGCAGCTCCTCGGCGCGGCGGGGGTGCCCCTGGGCCCCGAGAGGCTCCTGTACCTCGCCACCCGCGCGGGTGCCCAGGCGCTCGACCTGCACGAACTCACCGGAGACTTCAGCGTGGGCAAAGCCTTTGACGCTGTCTATCTGCGTCCCCCGGAGGGCACTCCCCTCGACATCGCGTGGCGCCACGCCGCCACGCCCGAGCGGGCCCTGGCTGCCCTCTTCACCCTGGGCACTGCACAGGACGTGGCTGGCGTGTGGGTGGCGGGAGAGGCTGTGTTCCGGGCCCAAGCCGCTTCACAGGAGGTGAGGTCCTGA
- the xdhC gene encoding xanthine dehydrogenase accessory protein XdhC: MTWLDAVQALTERGEAGVLVTVAAVRGHAPREAGAKMVVSRTATWSSVGGGNLEATAVERARALLACGANAPELLTLRLTDRAANEYGRQCCGGEVTLLLEPLRTVRPHLALFGVGHVGFELAHLLARLEVNLHLIDSRAALLAPERLAELGTGAARLHVQHAPIPELALAELPAGSHIVILTHDHAEDAALCDAALRRSDLGFIGLIGSRVKWARFREQLRALGHSEADLARITTPIGIPGLRGKSPAIIALSVAAQLGQVLESAAFSPAPQRTP; this comes from the coding sequence GTGACCTGGCTGGACGCCGTGCAGGCGCTGACGGAAAGGGGAGAGGCGGGCGTTCTCGTCACCGTCGCGGCGGTACGCGGCCACGCCCCGCGGGAGGCGGGGGCCAAGATGGTTGTGAGCCGCACCGCTACCTGGAGCAGCGTGGGCGGCGGCAATCTGGAGGCGACCGCCGTCGAGCGTGCCCGCGCCCTGCTCGCTTGCGGGGCAAACGCACCCGAGCTGCTCACCCTGCGTCTCACCGACCGCGCCGCGAACGAGTACGGTCGCCAGTGCTGCGGTGGGGAGGTGACCCTCCTGCTGGAGCCCCTGCGAACAGTCCGCCCGCACCTTGCGCTTTTCGGCGTGGGACACGTAGGGTTTGAACTCGCGCATCTTCTCGCGCGCTTGGAGGTGAACCTGCATCTGATTGACTCGCGGGCGGCGCTGCTTGCTCCCGAGCGCCTGGCCGAGCTGGGTACGGGAGCCGCTCGCCTGCACGTCCAGCACGCGCCCATTCCCGAGCTCGCGCTGGCCGAGCTGCCCGCTGGCAGCCACATCGTCATCCTGACCCACGACCACGCCGAGGACGCTGCCCTGTGTGACGCTGCCCTGCGCCGCTCTGACCTGGGCTTTATCGGGCTGATCGGGTCGCGGGTGAAGTGGGCGCGCTTCCGCGAGCAGCTTCGGGCTCTGGGTCACTCGGAGGCGGACCTCGCGCGCATCACCACACCCATCGGTATCCCCGGCCTGCGCGGCAAGAGCCCAGCCATCATCGCCCTCAGTGTGGCCGCGCAGCTTGGGCAGGTGCTCGAGTCCGCCGCCTTCTCTCCCGCCCCTCAGAGGACCCCATGA